Proteins encoded in a region of the uncultured Paludibaculum sp. genome:
- a CDS encoding ABC transporter permease → MNWVLELLRRLRFRFQRSRFDQDLAEEMRLHQDLRAQEFQSDGVAAAEARLAARRKFGNEARIGEDSREAWSWIFLDRLQQDLRYGLRALAANPGFTLTAVLSLALGIGANTAIFSIINAVMLRTLPVEDPQALVQLKLGGGGDDELNTPLWEQIRDHQQSFSGVLAYASERLSLGAPSDSRFAQGLWVSGDFFRVLGVPAMQGRTFTADDDRWGGGTQGPVAVISYRFARAHFADGEQVIGKTIQLNRKPFVIVGVTPPWFTGLDLEQSYDIAIPIGCQPVLRAGATTEDEIHHWWLRIVGRVPAGRTLKEADERLQAITPDILKATTPPEQSARDQAEYRKTTFGLRPAGLGFSATRTQYRTALYVLMGTVGLVLLIACANIANLLLARAAARQRELSVRIAIGASRLRIIRQLMTESLLLALMGAGGGFLLSLWGSRALVRMLSTSARVVDLDTSPDLRLLAFTIAVAGLTAVIFGLAPAIRGTRLGVHTALKEQDRGTLRGTQRMALGKALVAGQVALSLVLVAGAGMFVVSLRNLLNVDAGFDRNNVLLVGLNLQEGVPQARRAAVHQEVLQRLESTPGVASVASSLFQPIGSSGWAQGVEPEGFTPKSRRDGLLFLNRVSPGYFRTFGTALLAGREFNERDTLTAPLGLIINETAARQFFGTTNAVGRTIRMNKLGSRTEKDSYEVVGVVKDAKYNRMDEAPRRIGYLALWQDPDPGTSIRLAIRSGTSMDALVPSVRAAILGVQRDAALEFSSFEARVNDSLLQPRLVAVLSSIFGALALLLAVVGLYGVTAYSVARRRGEIGIRIALGAQRGSVVWLMLRDVGALLLAGLLAGTLISLGAGRLVGTLLYGLKPGDPLVLSGAAVLLCTVTALAAYLPARRAARIDPMAALREE, encoded by the coding sequence ATGAACTGGGTGCTTGAACTCCTGCGCCGTCTTCGTTTCCGATTCCAGCGTTCGCGCTTCGACCAGGACCTGGCCGAAGAGATGCGGCTGCACCAGGATCTCCGGGCGCAGGAGTTCCAATCCGATGGAGTGGCGGCCGCCGAGGCCCGGTTGGCCGCACGGAGAAAGTTCGGCAACGAAGCGCGCATCGGCGAGGACAGCCGCGAGGCCTGGAGTTGGATCTTCCTCGACCGCCTGCAGCAGGACCTGCGCTACGGCCTGCGGGCGCTGGCCGCCAATCCTGGCTTCACGCTCACGGCGGTCCTGTCGCTTGCCTTGGGTATCGGCGCGAACACGGCCATCTTCAGCATCATCAATGCCGTGATGCTGCGGACACTGCCTGTGGAGGACCCGCAGGCGTTGGTCCAGCTCAAACTGGGCGGAGGCGGTGACGACGAGCTGAATACGCCGCTCTGGGAACAGATCCGCGACCACCAGCAATCGTTCTCCGGGGTCCTCGCCTACGCCTCCGAACGCCTGTCGCTGGGCGCCCCGTCGGACAGCCGCTTCGCCCAGGGGCTCTGGGTGAGCGGCGACTTCTTCCGCGTTCTCGGTGTGCCCGCCATGCAGGGCCGCACCTTCACGGCAGACGACGACCGCTGGGGCGGCGGCACGCAAGGCCCGGTCGCGGTCATCAGCTACCGCTTCGCCCGGGCACACTTCGCCGATGGCGAACAGGTAATTGGGAAAACGATCCAGCTCAACCGGAAGCCGTTCGTCATCGTCGGCGTGACTCCGCCGTGGTTCACCGGTCTCGATCTGGAGCAGTCCTACGACATAGCAATCCCCATCGGCTGCCAGCCTGTCCTGCGGGCCGGCGCCACTACGGAGGACGAGATCCACCACTGGTGGCTGCGCATCGTCGGCCGCGTACCCGCCGGCCGCACTCTCAAGGAAGCGGACGAGCGTCTCCAGGCAATCACGCCGGACATCCTGAAGGCCACCACGCCGCCGGAGCAGAGCGCCCGCGATCAGGCGGAGTATCGCAAGACCACTTTCGGCCTGCGCCCCGCCGGGCTTGGCTTTTCCGCCACTCGCACGCAGTACCGGACCGCACTCTACGTTCTCATGGGCACTGTCGGTCTGGTCCTCCTCATCGCCTGCGCCAACATCGCGAATCTTCTGCTGGCCCGCGCCGCGGCCCGCCAGAGGGAGCTCTCGGTGCGCATCGCCATCGGCGCCAGCCGCCTGCGCATCATCCGTCAGTTGATGACCGAGAGCCTGCTGCTTGCCCTCATGGGCGCGGGCGGAGGATTCCTGCTCTCGCTCTGGGGCAGCCGCGCACTGGTTCGTATGCTGTCCACCTCTGCGCGGGTCGTGGATCTCGACACCTCGCCCGACCTGCGGCTGCTGGCCTTCACCATCGCCGTCGCCGGGCTCACGGCCGTCATCTTCGGCCTGGCGCCCGCCATCCGCGGCACGCGCCTGGGCGTCCACACGGCACTGAAAGAGCAGGATCGAGGAACCCTGCGCGGCACGCAGCGTATGGCCCTGGGCAAGGCCCTGGTGGCCGGCCAGGTGGCCCTCTCGCTGGTACTGGTGGCCGGCGCCGGAATGTTCGTCGTATCTCTACGGAATCTGCTCAACGTCGACGCCGGCTTCGACCGCAACAACGTCCTCCTCGTCGGCCTCAATCTGCAGGAAGGCGTGCCGCAGGCTCGCCGCGCGGCCGTCCACCAGGAGGTGCTCCAACGGCTGGAATCCACGCCAGGTGTCGCCTCGGTCGCCAGTTCCCTGTTCCAGCCCATCGGCAGCTCGGGTTGGGCGCAGGGCGTCGAGCCGGAGGGCTTCACCCCCAAGTCCCGCCGCGACGGACTGCTCTTCCTCAACCGTGTCTCTCCCGGGTATTTCCGGACCTTCGGCACGGCCCTGTTGGCCGGCCGCGAGTTCAACGAGCGCGACACCCTCACCGCTCCTCTGGGCCTGATCATCAACGAAACGGCCGCGCGCCAGTTCTTTGGTACCACCAACGCCGTGGGCCGCACCATCCGCATGAACAAGCTCGGCAGCCGCACCGAGAAGGACAGCTACGAAGTCGTGGGCGTGGTCAAAGACGCGAAGTACAACCGCATGGACGAGGCTCCGCGCCGCATCGGCTATCTGGCCCTCTGGCAGGACCCCGATCCGGGCACGTCCATTCGTCTGGCGATTCGCTCCGGCACGTCGATGGATGCTCTCGTGCCCTCTGTGCGGGCCGCGATCCTCGGCGTGCAGCGCGACGCCGCCCTGGAGTTCAGCAGCTTCGAAGCCCGCGTGAACGACTCGTTGCTGCAGCCGCGGCTCGTCGCCGTGCTGTCCTCCATCTTCGGAGCCCTGGCGCTCCTGCTGGCCGTGGTGGGCCTGTACGGCGTCACGGCCTACTCCGTCGCTCGGCGGCGCGGCGAGATCGGGATCCGCATCGCCTTGGGCGCCCAGCGCGGGTCGGTCGTCTGGCTGATGCTGCGCGATGTCGGCGCGCTGCTGCTCGCGGGCCTGCTGGCAGGGACGCTCATCTCACTCGGGGCAGGAAGGCTGGTTGGGACACTTCTCTATGGCCTGAAGCCGGGTGATCCGCTCGTCCTCAGCGGCGCCGCGGTCCTGCTTTGCACCGTCACCGCGCTGGCTGCCTACCTGCCGGCCCGCCGCGCCGCTCGAATCGATCCCATGGCCGCCTTGCGAGAGGAGTAA
- a CDS encoding DUF2752 domain-containing protein: protein MTASAPIATRFRMAPLVTGAVLLLHVAALRLFCRAGDDWVTIFGRDPGLACAFRVHTGHPCPGCGLTRAVILSVCGQWSQAFSLNALGPWLVLGMLLFGASLLWLGLVPKGQGTMERALRLGGAAYAAVACCFWLGGWLWRLA from the coding sequence ATGACGGCGTCGGCACCCATCGCGACGCGTTTCCGGATGGCTCCGCTGGTGACGGGCGCGGTACTACTGCTGCATGTGGCCGCACTGCGCCTGTTTTGCCGCGCGGGTGACGACTGGGTGACCATCTTCGGCCGCGACCCCGGGCTGGCCTGCGCCTTTCGCGTGCATACAGGCCATCCCTGCCCGGGCTGCGGACTCACCCGCGCGGTCATTCTGTCGGTTTGCGGCCAGTGGAGCCAGGCCTTCTCGTTGAATGCCCTGGGCCCGTGGCTGGTCCTTGGCATGCTCCTCTTTGGAGCTTCGCTGCTCTGGCTGGGCCTTGTGCCGAAAGGCCAGGGAACCATGGAACGCGCTCTGCGCCTGGGGGGGGCCGCCTATGCGGCGGTGGCGTGCTGCTTCTGGCTCGGCGGCTGGCTCTGGCGCCTGGCCTGA
- a CDS encoding RDD family protein yields MYCSNCGANVPDGQPFCTNCGRPMGAGQQQQAAPPPQPSYGGFTPAPAPSLGPAGMVCAPWATRVLGYIIDSIFVMVVVFALYAVAGVIFGAGMGMGRMLDSDGLSGLGGLGCCCTLSIFPISFLIVGIYNRVILVSQRGYSIGQGVVKVKVVDANGQLLSQQTAGIRLLAQVGLGFIPFLGLVDLLWPLWDPARQTLHDKAVGSFVVMNEQ; encoded by the coding sequence ATGTACTGTTCCAACTGCGGCGCAAACGTGCCGGACGGGCAACCATTCTGCACAAACTGCGGCCGCCCGATGGGCGCGGGCCAGCAACAGCAGGCGGCACCGCCGCCACAGCCGTCGTACGGCGGTTTCACACCGGCGCCGGCACCATCCCTGGGGCCCGCGGGTATGGTGTGTGCCCCCTGGGCCACGCGTGTGCTCGGCTACATCATCGATAGCATCTTCGTTATGGTGGTTGTCTTCGCCCTATACGCGGTGGCTGGCGTCATCTTCGGCGCGGGCATGGGGATGGGTCGCATGCTCGACTCCGACGGCCTCTCCGGTCTCGGCGGGCTCGGCTGCTGCTGCACTTTGAGCATCTTCCCCATCTCCTTCCTGATCGTGGGCATCTATAACCGCGTCATCCTGGTCAGTCAGCGCGGCTACTCCATCGGGCAGGGCGTCGTGAAGGTGAAGGTCGTCGACGCCAACGGGCAACTGCTGTCGCAGCAGACCGCGGGCATCCGTCTGCTGGCCCAGGTGGGTCTTGGGTTCATTCCCTTCCTCGGCTTGGTGGACCTGCTGTGGCCGCTGTGGGATCCGGCTCGCCAGACTCTGCATGACAAGGCGGTGGGTAGCTTCGTGGTGATGAACGAGCAATGA
- a CDS encoding SDR family oxidoreductase: MELADKIAIVTGASSGLGEVFARKLAQRGYRLILVARRAGRLEELRTNLEHTAHAAVECFPCDLASTQDTERLAAHLEQRPVELLVNNAGFGTLGRFVDTDYSRQVDMVNVHVLATMRLTKAVLPGMMQRGHGGIINVASVAGFWRSAGNVSYCATKGWINDFTEGLRVELDSAGSAVNVQALCPGFTYTEFHDTMGADRAAIPKALWMPADYVVEESLKGLEAGRLFVIPNWKYRLGAAFGELLPWRWRVKLEKASPHKRDTSR, translated from the coding sequence ATGGAACTTGCGGACAAGATCGCGATAGTCACCGGAGCGTCCAGCGGCCTGGGTGAGGTATTTGCCCGGAAACTGGCTCAAAGAGGCTACCGTCTGATCCTCGTGGCTCGCCGCGCCGGCCGTCTGGAGGAGCTTCGCACAAACCTGGAACATACGGCGCACGCGGCCGTGGAGTGCTTCCCTTGCGACTTGGCATCCACCCAGGACACCGAGCGGCTCGCCGCCCATCTGGAACAGCGGCCCGTCGAATTACTAGTGAACAACGCGGGCTTCGGAACGCTCGGCCGGTTCGTGGACACCGACTACAGCCGCCAGGTGGATATGGTGAACGTACATGTTCTGGCCACGATGCGCCTGACCAAGGCCGTGCTGCCGGGCATGATGCAACGCGGCCATGGGGGCATCATCAACGTCGCGTCGGTGGCGGGATTCTGGCGTAGCGCGGGTAACGTGAGCTACTGCGCCACCAAAGGATGGATCAACGATTTCACGGAAGGGCTCCGAGTGGAATTGGACAGCGCGGGCTCCGCGGTGAACGTGCAGGCACTTTGTCCCGGCTTCACCTACACGGAGTTCCACGACACGATGGGCGCGGATCGTGCCGCCATCCCCAAGGCTCTCTGGATGCCCGCCGACTATGTGGTGGAAGAGTCGCTGAAAGGCCTGGAGGCCGGCCGGCTCTTCGTCATTCCCAACTGGAAGTACCGTCTGGGCGCGGCCTTTGGCGAACTGTTGCCATGGCGCTGGCGCGTGAAACTGGAGAAGGCCAGCCCCCACAAACGCGATACTTCCCGCTAA
- a CDS encoding CorA family divalent cation transporter: MEAQALHLHTYFLFPFSVDKEAVMEDHQRVWSRHDYWVEGLDDWIADHGQSAGSPVPGRLGKWQRDAFKRFDMDSFAYQDMVFFHPFVRRVFFDTGDSFSAECGETENMVHCYTIPLLHLGETGRSLVFEAEDARGRQASVRVSDLRLFMFSNGIGILTLGIEAAHLPVADALWINEMMRKVYPSSGRQLREGRTPSRLTLKLEGGGETQVIVEETFGKCVMRGYLPPLARTITELLYFLNYTKQEFEPLLDERMIVYSYLSVDGASVPPEFHMSEDYEILMSRLLFVDRWAEDYRYDADFTREALRKQVYRRWAHQGTLYGFTSYSNVTMVLGRFDCDEHQLKEGFLVHRMFMSRYYLTAIVALFYRATLLDFSERTALVSRALGRRFGSAKVTDEDTRNVAKLMGEFQLFSNYWHFSELANKDEEIEHFQMQCDAFRLGPMKNEVEQEIEKLNYSLDRIYQLRNTESINRLAMLSMILGGGAMVTGYFGMNFGQEFERLFFNPPGGGWVHSLAIVLVTLVTVSSVLFTVFLVISNWQDYRKILLPPRIAKMASLRRTIGQDDDGE, encoded by the coding sequence ATGGAAGCGCAGGCTCTGCATCTTCATACCTACTTCCTGTTCCCCTTCTCGGTGGACAAGGAAGCGGTCATGGAGGATCATCAGCGTGTTTGGTCCCGCCACGACTATTGGGTGGAGGGATTGGACGACTGGATTGCGGACCACGGGCAATCCGCCGGCAGCCCCGTCCCCGGACGCCTGGGCAAATGGCAGCGCGACGCGTTCAAGCGCTTCGACATGGACTCGTTCGCCTACCAGGACATGGTCTTTTTCCATCCCTTCGTGCGGCGCGTCTTCTTCGATACGGGCGACAGCTTCAGCGCCGAGTGCGGCGAGACCGAGAACATGGTGCACTGCTACACCATTCCGCTGCTGCACCTGGGGGAGACCGGCCGCAGCCTGGTCTTCGAGGCGGAAGACGCGCGGGGCCGACAGGCTTCGGTGCGCGTGTCGGACCTTCGCCTGTTCATGTTCTCCAACGGCATTGGGATCCTCACGCTCGGCATCGAGGCCGCGCACCTGCCGGTAGCCGATGCGCTGTGGATCAATGAGATGATGCGCAAGGTGTACCCTTCCAGCGGACGCCAGCTCCGCGAAGGACGGACACCGTCGCGCCTTACCCTCAAGCTGGAGGGCGGCGGCGAGACACAGGTCATCGTCGAAGAGACATTCGGCAAGTGCGTGATGCGCGGCTATCTGCCGCCGCTGGCGCGTACGATCACCGAATTGCTGTACTTCCTGAACTACACCAAACAGGAGTTCGAGCCGCTGCTGGACGAGCGGATGATCGTCTATTCCTACCTCTCGGTGGATGGGGCCTCCGTGCCCCCGGAATTCCACATGAGTGAGGACTACGAGATTCTGATGTCGCGCCTGCTCTTTGTCGACCGCTGGGCCGAGGACTACCGCTACGACGCCGACTTCACGCGCGAGGCCCTGCGCAAACAGGTTTACCGCCGCTGGGCGCACCAGGGGACTCTCTACGGGTTCACCAGCTACTCGAATGTGACCATGGTGCTGGGCCGGTTCGACTGCGACGAGCACCAGTTGAAAGAGGGCTTCCTGGTCCATCGCATGTTCATGTCGCGGTACTACCTGACGGCGATTGTGGCTCTGTTCTACCGTGCCACCCTGCTGGACTTCAGCGAGCGCACCGCTCTGGTTTCGCGCGCGCTCGGCCGCCGGTTCGGCTCCGCCAAGGTGACCGATGAGGACACGCGTAATGTGGCGAAGCTGATGGGCGAATTCCAGTTGTTCTCCAACTACTGGCACTTCAGTGAACTGGCGAACAAGGACGAGGAGATCGAGCACTTCCAGATGCAGTGCGACGCGTTTCGCCTGGGTCCGATGAAGAACGAGGTGGAGCAGGAGATCGAGAAGCTGAACTACTCGCTGGACCGCATCTATCAGTTGCGTAACACCGAGTCGATCAACCGCTTGGCCATGCTGAGCATGATCCTGGGCGGCGGGGCCATGGTCACGGGCTATTTCGGCATGAACTTTGGCCAGGAGTTCGAGCGCCTCTTCTTCAATCCGCCGGGTGGCGGCTGGGTGCATTCCCTCGCCATCGTCCTGGTCACTCTGGTCACGGTGAGTTCCGTGCTGTTCACCGTCTTCCTTGTTATCAGCAATTGGCAGGATTACCGGAAGATCCTGTTGCCGCCGCGCATCGCCAAGATGGCGAGCCTGCGACGCACTATCGGTCAGGACGACGACGGCGAGTAG
- a CDS encoding TonB-dependent receptor, translating into MFAKRGPILVSIFIFFSLVAAAQTTTGTVSGRVTDTAAAFIPDTAVALMNVRTGTTQTTQTNAEGLYVFTLVQPGSYRMEVSKSGFKKFLSQFELAVNQTVRIDAALEIGEVSSTVTVSEQSVLIESETSSLGQVISNKQVEELPLNGRNPFALASLSAGVVPLGSFGVGLNATRMAAQMAGANNFMANGGIAGSNEVLLDGVPITVCCQGQPAIIPSVEVTQEFKIQTNASTAEFGRTSGGILNLVTKSGGNAFHGGVYEFLRNDQLSAANWFTNRAGKPPIPGRDDYRTPLRYNQYGFTVGGPLEIPKLYSGKDKTFFFGGYEGTNVRQYGYVNSTVPTALMRAGNFSEGTASIYDPATTQADPNNAGQYIRSPFPNNVIPADRQNAITRNYNSFFPVQNAAGAVNNFNWVQSLGTDDAQGTVRVDHNFNPANRLFARWSVTDDSYKNGDWENGISGWSQAIHANTFVLSYMKVLSPALVMDLRYGFAIQRNQFLPDSVGVDVTELGFDKSFAAQQTVHAVPLLNVSGLRSIGFDSLRNWSRYTHALSANLSWIHGGHTVKFGWDGRLLRDNELTLDGGAGNFSYSAGFANGPNPRAAVPAGQSTFGAYATYLLGLPSSGSIGYSDTWARQQYYHGFYVQDDWHLSRKLTLNLGVRYELETGFTERYNRQAWFDPSLATPLAQQTGLPLTGGVAFSGVGGQPRNLWKTDKNNFSPRVGLAYQITPKTVVRSGFGIFFLPTSQRGYGSGNPGFQVSTPFVSSIDGVTPVGTISNPFPTGTIPLAGSANGPLTLAGAGVSGLLYDSPMSYTQQWNFGIQQELPWKLLVNVAYAGSESAKLPLNYNPNSLPLQYYGAPGDQSQVAYLTQLVKNPFSGIITSGSLAAATIQRVSLLRAFPQFTGVGQNYLAQATSSYNSLQVTVQKSMSHGLSLLSSYTWSKNLGVANNLTTGFLDVGTPGFQNDFNRNIERSVLATDIPHRLVVSANYELPFGRGKAHGSSMSRWMDALAGGWQMNTVMSFNSGFPLNFSNSGAASFAGSRPSYTSSTVSPQTSGDIESRLGGVSGGSGFLNAAAFRQPLSFEFGDVARLTDNIRSPAKSNIDVSIMKNFMVWEGVRLQLRGEAYNLPNHPVFNGPSTSVGSAGFGLITSQANSPRNVQVALRVIW; encoded by the coding sequence ATGTTCGCCAAAAGAGGTCCTATCCTCGTTTCGATCTTCATATTCTTCAGTCTGGTGGCCGCCGCCCAGACGACCACGGGCACCGTCAGCGGGCGTGTCACCGACACCGCCGCGGCGTTTATCCCGGATACAGCGGTGGCTCTGATGAATGTCCGTACCGGGACCACCCAAACAACCCAAACGAACGCCGAAGGGCTTTACGTATTTACGCTAGTACAGCCGGGCAGCTATCGAATGGAGGTCTCCAAGTCGGGCTTCAAGAAGTTCCTGTCGCAGTTCGAACTCGCGGTCAATCAGACGGTGCGTATCGACGCAGCTTTGGAGATAGGTGAAGTCTCCTCCACCGTAACTGTCAGCGAACAGTCGGTGCTGATTGAGAGTGAGACCTCTTCCCTGGGCCAAGTCATCAGCAACAAGCAGGTGGAAGAGCTGCCACTGAACGGGCGTAATCCTTTCGCCCTGGCTTCGCTGAGCGCAGGCGTGGTGCCGCTGGGTTCGTTCGGCGTAGGGCTCAATGCCACCCGCATGGCGGCACAGATGGCGGGCGCGAATAACTTCATGGCCAACGGTGGCATCGCGGGCAGCAACGAAGTCTTGCTCGACGGCGTACCGATCACGGTCTGCTGCCAGGGCCAGCCGGCCATCATCCCGTCTGTCGAGGTGACCCAGGAGTTTAAGATCCAGACCAACGCATCCACGGCGGAGTTCGGGCGCACCAGCGGTGGGATTCTTAACTTGGTAACCAAGTCCGGTGGCAACGCCTTCCACGGCGGCGTCTATGAGTTTCTGCGCAACGACCAACTGAGCGCGGCAAACTGGTTCACCAACCGCGCGGGGAAACCACCGATCCCAGGCCGCGACGACTACCGGACGCCGCTGCGCTACAACCAGTACGGATTCACGGTGGGCGGACCGCTGGAGATCCCCAAACTTTACTCCGGCAAAGACAAGACCTTCTTCTTCGGCGGCTATGAGGGCACCAATGTCCGCCAGTACGGATATGTGAACTCGACGGTACCGACAGCCCTGATGCGGGCCGGAAACTTCAGCGAAGGCACCGCCTCCATCTACGACCCGGCCACCACGCAAGCCGATCCAAACAACGCCGGGCAGTACATCCGATCCCCGTTCCCCAACAATGTGATCCCGGCCGACCGGCAGAATGCGATCACCAGGAACTACAATTCGTTCTTCCCAGTGCAGAATGCGGCCGGCGCCGTGAACAACTTCAACTGGGTTCAATCGTTGGGGACGGACGATGCGCAGGGCACGGTTCGGGTCGACCACAACTTCAACCCCGCGAACCGTCTGTTTGCCCGCTGGAGCGTAACGGACGACAGCTATAAGAACGGCGATTGGGAGAACGGCATCTCCGGCTGGTCGCAAGCGATCCACGCGAACACCTTCGTGCTCAGCTACATGAAGGTACTGAGCCCGGCGCTGGTGATGGATCTGCGCTATGGATTTGCCATCCAGCGGAATCAGTTCCTTCCGGATTCGGTGGGCGTGGACGTGACGGAACTGGGCTTCGACAAGTCGTTCGCCGCCCAGCAGACGGTCCACGCAGTTCCACTCCTCAACGTATCCGGACTCCGCAGTATCGGATTCGACAGCCTGCGCAACTGGTCGCGCTACACTCACGCGTTGTCGGCGAATCTGAGTTGGATTCATGGTGGACACACCGTGAAATTCGGCTGGGATGGCCGGTTGCTGCGCGACAACGAGCTTACCCTGGACGGCGGCGCGGGTAACTTCTCTTACTCGGCCGGTTTCGCCAACGGCCCCAACCCACGAGCGGCCGTACCGGCTGGACAGTCCACTTTCGGTGCCTACGCCACGTACCTGCTCGGCCTGCCATCCAGCGGCAGCATCGGCTACAGCGACACCTGGGCACGCCAGCAGTATTACCATGGCTTCTACGTTCAGGACGACTGGCATCTGTCCCGCAAGCTCACGCTGAACCTCGGCGTGCGGTATGAACTCGAGACCGGCTTCACGGAACGGTACAACCGCCAGGCGTGGTTCGATCCGAGCCTCGCTACGCCCCTAGCTCAGCAGACCGGCCTGCCGCTTACCGGCGGTGTGGCGTTCAGTGGTGTGGGCGGGCAGCCACGCAACCTCTGGAAGACGGACAAGAACAACTTCTCGCCGCGTGTCGGCCTGGCCTATCAGATCACGCCGAAGACCGTCGTCCGCAGCGGCTTCGGCATCTTCTTCCTGCCGACCTCGCAACGCGGCTACGGCAGCGGGAATCCGGGATTCCAGGTGTCGACGCCCTTCGTGAGCAGCATAGACGGGGTAACTCCGGTTGGGACTATCAGCAATCCATTCCCCACAGGCACGATTCCCCTCGCGGGCTCGGCCAATGGCCCGCTCACCCTGGCAGGCGCCGGAGTCAGTGGCCTGCTGTACGACAGCCCCATGTCGTACACCCAGCAGTGGAACTTCGGCATTCAGCAGGAGCTGCCGTGGAAGTTGCTCGTCAACGTGGCCTACGCGGGCAGCGAGAGTGCGAAGCTGCCGTTGAACTACAATCCGAATTCCCTGCCCTTGCAGTACTACGGCGCACCTGGTGACCAGTCTCAGGTGGCCTACCTGACGCAGCTCGTCAAGAATCCGTTCAGCGGCATCATCACCAGTGGCAGCCTGGCCGCCGCCACCATTCAACGGGTCTCGCTGCTGCGCGCATTCCCGCAGTTCACAGGGGTTGGACAGAACTATCTGGCGCAGGCCACATCCAGCTACAACTCACTTCAGGTGACCGTACAGAAGAGCATGAGCCACGGCCTGTCGCTGTTGTCTTCCTACACCTGGTCGAAGAACCTGGGCGTCGCCAACAATCTGACCACCGGCTTTCTCGACGTGGGCACGCCGGGCTTCCAGAACGACTTCAACCGCAATATCGAGAGGTCGGTGCTGGCTACTGACATCCCGCATCGTCTCGTCGTCAGCGCCAACTACGAACTGCCCTTTGGCCGCGGTAAGGCCCACGGTTCCAGCATGAGCCGTTGGATGGACGCCCTGGCGGGCGGGTGGCAGATGAACACGGTGATGTCGTTCAACAGCGGCTTCCCGTTGAACTTCTCCAACTCCGGGGCGGCCTCGTTCGCAGGCTCCCGCCCCAGCTACACGTCTTCCACGGTGAGTCCGCAAACGAGCGGCGATATCGAGAGCCGGTTGGGTGGGGTATCGGGCGGCAGCGGGTTTCTGAACGCGGCTGCGTTCCGTCAACCCCTGTCCTTCGAATTCGGCGACGTCGCGCGGCTTACCGACAACATCCGGAGCCCAGCGAAGAGCAACATCGACGTCTCGATCATGAAGAACTTCATGGTCTGGGAGGGTGTCCGGCTGCAATTGCGCGGAGAGGCCTACAACCTCCCCAACCATCCGGTGTTCAATGGGCCGAGCACCTCGGTAGGAAGCGCGGGGTTTGGCCTCATCACCAGCCAGGCCAACAGCCCCCGCAACGTTCAGGTGGCATTGCGAGTGATCTGGTAG